In Numida meleagris isolate 19003 breed g44 Domestic line chromosome 3, NumMel1.0, whole genome shotgun sequence, the following are encoded in one genomic region:
- the PTP4A1 gene encoding protein tyrosine phosphatase type IVA 1 isoform X1: MGGGKGKTVRVTSLPHDSHHKNCLCLKHKKALRAPPSPFPAQQPVTAARRGPGAAPAGESRAPRATRIRPGTGAARFISATGSRRPPPPLGARPPSHGPAGPRPQAASLPPHPARGPSDWPSVLLVKAVRQREAGPEAQVQEAVLGLSPCVAASASRQPQSRPLPPSQLYAPAPLRRRTPSGSFAASSASASSWFRSSCPRRWRPHPGCMIRLQSSMSNHIPQFCGVLGHTFMEFLKGSGDYCQAQHDLYADK, encoded by the exons ATGGGTGGAGGGAAAGGTAAAACAGTCAGAGTAACATCTCTTCCACATGACAGTCATCACAAAAACTGCCTCTGTTTGAAGCACAAGAAAGCGCTGCGAGCTCCCCCTTCGCCTTTCCCAGCGCAGCAGCCAGTAACTGCCGCTCGGCGTGGCCCCGGCGCAGCCCCTGCAGGCGAATCGCGAGCGCCCCGCGCTACCCGCATCCGGCCCGGCACTGGCGCCGCCCGTTTCATTTCAGCAACCGGTTCGCGCCGGCCGCCTCCGCCTCTCGGCGCCCGTCCGCCCTCGCACGGCCCTGCGGGGCCACGCCCCCAGGCGGCCTCACTCCCGCCCCACCCCGCGAGAGGCCCCTCTGATTGGCCGAGTGTGCTGCTCGTCAAGGCCGTGCGCCAGCGAGAGGCGGGCCCCGAGGCGCAAGTGCAGGAGGCGGTGCTCGGGCTCTCCCCTTGTGTCGCCGCGTCCGCGTCGCGCCAGCCGCAGAGCCGCCCGCTGCCGCCGTCGCAGCTGTATGCTCcagccccgctccgccgccgaACCCCCTCCGGCAGCTTCGCGGCCTCCAGCGCCTCCGCCTCCTCCTGGTTCCGCTCCTCCTGCCCCCGGCGGTGGCGCCCGCACCCCGGCTGTATGATCAGGCTACAGTCTTCAATGAGTAACCATATTCCT CAGTTCTGTGGTGTTCTTGGTCACACATTTATGGAGTTTCTGAAGGGCAGTGGAGACTACTGCCAGGCACAGCACGACCTGTATGCAGACAAGTGA
- the PTP4A1 gene encoding protein tyrosine phosphatase type IVA 1 isoform X3 — translation MARMNRPAPVEITYKNMRFLITHNPTNATLNKFIEELKKYGVTTVVRVCEATYDTAPVEKEGIQVLDWPFDDGAPPSNQIVDDWLNLLKVKFREEPGCCIAVHCVAGLGRAPVLVALALIECGMKYEDAVQFIRQKRRGAFNSKQLLYLEKYRPKMRLRFKDSNGHRNNCCIQ, via the exons ATGGCCCGAATGAACCGCCCAGCTCCTGTGGAAATCACCTACAAGAACATGAGATTTCTAATCACACACAATCCAACCAATGCAACCTTAAACAAATTTATAGAG GAACTTAAGAAATATGGTGTTACCACAGTGGTAAGAGTGTGTGAAGCTACTTACGATACTGCTCCGGTGgaaaaagaaggcattcaggTTTTG GATTGGCCCTTTGATGACGGTGCACCACCATCCAACCAGATTGTTGATGATTGGCTAAACCTCCTTAAAGTTAAATTTCGTGAAGAACCTGGTTGTTGTATTGCTGTACACTGTGTTGCTGGTCTTGGACG aGCTCCAGTCTTAGTTGCTCTTGCACTGATAGAATGTGGAATGAAGTATGAAGATGCAGTGCAGTTCATAAGACA GAAACGTCGTGGAGCTTTTAATAGCAAGCAACTTCTGTACTTGGAGAAATACCGCCCTAAGATGCGCCTGCGTTTTAAAGACTCCAATGGTCACCGAAATAACTGTTGCATTCAGTAG
- the PTP4A1 gene encoding protein tyrosine phosphatase type IVA 1 isoform X2, translating to MGGGKGKTVRVTSLPHDSHHKNCLCLKHKKALRAPPSPFPAQQPVTAARRGPGAAPAGESRAPRATRIRPGTGAARFISATGSRRPPPPLGARPPSHGPAGPRPQAASLPPHPARGPSDWPSVLLVKAVRQREAGPEAQVQEAVLGLSPCVAASASRQPQSRPLPPSQLYAPAPLRRRTPSGSFAASSASASSWFRSSCPRRWRPHPGCMIRLQSSMSNHIPFCGVLGHTFMEFLKGSGDYCQAQHDLYADK from the exons ATGGGTGGAGGGAAAGGTAAAACAGTCAGAGTAACATCTCTTCCACATGACAGTCATCACAAAAACTGCCTCTGTTTGAAGCACAAGAAAGCGCTGCGAGCTCCCCCTTCGCCTTTCCCAGCGCAGCAGCCAGTAACTGCCGCTCGGCGTGGCCCCGGCGCAGCCCCTGCAGGCGAATCGCGAGCGCCCCGCGCTACCCGCATCCGGCCCGGCACTGGCGCCGCCCGTTTCATTTCAGCAACCGGTTCGCGCCGGCCGCCTCCGCCTCTCGGCGCCCGTCCGCCCTCGCACGGCCCTGCGGGGCCACGCCCCCAGGCGGCCTCACTCCCGCCCCACCCCGCGAGAGGCCCCTCTGATTGGCCGAGTGTGCTGCTCGTCAAGGCCGTGCGCCAGCGAGAGGCGGGCCCCGAGGCGCAAGTGCAGGAGGCGGTGCTCGGGCTCTCCCCTTGTGTCGCCGCGTCCGCGTCGCGCCAGCCGCAGAGCCGCCCGCTGCCGCCGTCGCAGCTGTATGCTCcagccccgctccgccgccgaACCCCCTCCGGCAGCTTCGCGGCCTCCAGCGCCTCCGCCTCCTCCTGGTTCCGCTCCTCCTGCCCCCGGCGGTGGCGCCCGCACCCCGGCTGTATGATCAGGCTACAGTCTTCAATGAGTAACCATATTCCT TTCTGTGGTGTTCTTGGTCACACATTTATGGAGTTTCTGAAGGGCAGTGGAGACTACTGCCAGGCACAGCACGACCTGTATGCAGACAAGTGA
- the LOC110396041 gene encoding uncharacterized protein LOC110396041 translates to MAAAHVSAEPGATQDGPSRHDYRPARSLPPPAQAWLPAVPPRHLTGGDPRASRGLSRPHKPRGPRSLRCSRPASPRRRQPSRRLRRGGHGFESRSRQAPDAEPSCTPRPPPGPAFPQQEAPGPSGPHPRALPFATSSGLPRGQGRPGQAAGRTAGNAHGATSRPTRADTTAGRKDLL, encoded by the coding sequence ATGGCTGCCGCGCACGTGTCCGCCGAGCCGGGGGCAACGCAGGACGGGCCGAGCCGCCATGACTACCGCCCCGCCCGCTCCCTCCCCCCACCCGCCCAGGCCTGGCTCCCGGCCGTCCCGCCGCGCCACCTGACCGGCGGGGACCCGCGGGCAAGCCGAGGCTTGTCCCGGCCTCACAAGCCCCGAGGGCCGCGCTCGCTGCGGTGCTCCAGGCCCGCTTCGCCACGCCGCCGGCAGCCGAGCCGGCGCCTCCGCCGCGGCGGTCACGGGTTCGAATCACGCTCCCGCCAGGCTCCCGACGCGGAGCCATCTTGTAccccgcggccgccgcccggcccggccttCCCCCAACAGGAGGCTCCTGGCCCCTCAGGGCCGCACCCCCGGGCGCTGCCCTTCGCCACGAGCTCAGGGCTGCCGCGGGGGCAGGGCAGGCCAGGCCAGGCCGCGGGCAGAACCGCCGGGAACGCTCACGGAGCGACTTCGCGGCCGACGCGGGCCGACACGACAGCGGGGCGGAAGG